A genomic window from Bradyrhizobium lupini includes:
- a CDS encoding ABC transporter permease, with protein MNEVRRTAAALEVRGLDVYYGHSHALQGVDLTLEAGVFSVVGRNGMGKTTLCKAIMGLVPVSGGSIRIRGDEITRQPPAHIARLGVGYVPQGRRLWRSLSVDEHLRLAAGLRRGAWTVERIYKTFPRLAERKDHGGGQLSGGEQQMLAISRALLTNPRLLIMDEPTEGLAPVIVAQVEEMLLRLGEDGDMSVLVIEQNIGVATAVSRNVAIMVNGRVNRIIDSVRLAADRELQQRLLGVGMHAGLELDLDVPPADTEAKPPPQQTRPGGAIRIYMSNPTPPTRWSQPVPIARIEAAARMFSTQVMRLDETARRRREPVAAQTQGPPVVLVVGTLDTKGTELRFIRDIIAGTGLRTRLIDVSTSGRHAASDVSAQEIALNHGRGGSAVFGPDRGAAVAAMAEAFASWLRRQNNVAGVISAGGSGAASLVAPGMRMLPVGVPKLIVSSVASGDVGPYVGPADITMMHSVTDVQGLNSISRAVLANGANALAGMVKARLDQHSRKDRGDSGLPSVGITMFGVTTPAGQKIAADLREDFECLVFHATGVGGRSMEKLVDSGQLAGVIDLTTTEVGDLLMGGVFPAIDDRFGAIIRSRVPYVGSVGALDMVNFGAPETIPERYRGRKFHVHNPQVTLMRTTAEENERMGHWIADRLNRMDGPVRFFLPEGGVSALDARGQSFWDPDADAALFRTLERNVRQTANRQLIRIPKNINDPEFASTIVSAFRTLFGRIGARRRLAR; from the coding sequence ATGAATGAGGTCCGCCGTACCGCCGCCGCGCTCGAAGTCCGCGGCCTGGACGTCTATTACGGCCATTCGCATGCGCTGCAGGGCGTGGATCTGACGCTCGAGGCCGGCGTGTTCTCGGTCGTTGGCCGCAACGGCATGGGCAAGACCACGCTATGCAAGGCCATCATGGGGCTGGTGCCGGTCAGCGGCGGCTCGATCCGCATCCGCGGGGATGAGATCACCCGACAGCCGCCTGCCCACATAGCCCGACTCGGCGTCGGCTACGTTCCGCAGGGACGGCGGCTGTGGCGTTCACTCAGCGTCGATGAGCATCTGCGGCTTGCCGCCGGCTTGCGCCGCGGCGCCTGGACGGTCGAGCGCATCTACAAGACGTTTCCGCGGTTGGCCGAGCGCAAGGATCACGGCGGCGGCCAGCTCTCCGGCGGCGAGCAACAGATGCTTGCGATCTCGCGCGCGTTGCTCACCAACCCGCGGCTCCTGATCATGGACGAGCCCACTGAGGGGCTCGCGCCCGTCATCGTGGCCCAGGTCGAGGAGATGCTGCTACGACTTGGCGAGGACGGCGACATGTCCGTGCTCGTGATCGAGCAGAATATCGGCGTGGCGACCGCCGTGTCGCGCAATGTCGCGATCATGGTCAACGGCCGCGTCAACCGCATCATCGATTCGGTGCGGCTTGCCGCCGATCGCGAACTGCAGCAGCGCCTGCTCGGTGTCGGAATGCACGCCGGACTCGAGCTCGACCTCGACGTGCCACCGGCGGATACGGAAGCGAAGCCTCCTCCGCAGCAGACGCGTCCAGGCGGCGCGATCCGCATCTACATGTCAAACCCGACGCCGCCGACACGGTGGTCGCAACCTGTGCCGATCGCCCGCATCGAGGCTGCGGCCCGCATGTTCTCGACACAGGTGATGCGACTCGACGAGACGGCACGGCGACGGCGCGAACCGGTCGCCGCACAAACGCAGGGCCCTCCGGTCGTCCTCGTCGTCGGTACGCTCGACACCAAGGGCACGGAGCTCCGCTTCATCCGCGACATCATCGCCGGGACCGGCCTGCGAACCCGATTGATCGATGTCTCCACCAGCGGCAGGCACGCGGCCAGCGACGTCTCCGCCCAGGAGATTGCCTTGAACCATGGTCGCGGCGGATCGGCGGTATTCGGACCCGACCGCGGCGCCGCCGTCGCCGCGATGGCCGAGGCCTTCGCCAGCTGGTTGCGACGCCAGAACAATGTTGCCGGCGTGATTTCTGCCGGTGGCTCGGGCGCAGCGTCGCTGGTCGCGCCCGGTATGCGGATGCTTCCTGTCGGGGTGCCGAAGCTCATCGTCTCGTCCGTCGCCTCTGGCGACGTCGGGCCCTATGTCGGCCCCGCGGACATCACCATGATGCATTCGGTTACCGACGTTCAGGGCCTCAACTCGATCTCGCGCGCCGTGCTGGCCAACGGCGCCAACGCGCTGGCCGGCATGGTCAAGGCGCGCCTTGATCAGCATTCGCGGAAGGATCGCGGCGACAGCGGATTGCCGTCGGTCGGCATCACCATGTTTGGTGTCACCACGCCGGCGGGGCAGAAGATCGCGGCCGACTTGCGCGAGGATTTCGAGTGCCTGGTCTTCCACGCCACCGGCGTCGGAGGACGCTCAATGGAGAAGCTCGTCGATTCCGGACAGCTCGCAGGCGTCATCGACCTCACGACCACGGAGGTCGGCGATCTCCTGATGGGCGGCGTGTTCCCGGCCATCGACGACCGCTTTGGCGCCATCATCCGCAGCCGGGTGCCTTATGTCGGCTCGGTGGGCGCTCTGGACATGGTGAATTTCGGCGCCCCCGAGACCATCCCGGAGCGCTACCGCGGCAGGAAATTCCACGTCCACAACCCGCAGGTCACGCTGATGCGCACCACTGCAGAGGAGAACGAGCGCATGGGGCACTGGATCGCCGACCGGCTCAACCGGATGGACGGCCCGGTGCGCTTCTTCCTGCCTGAGGGCGGTGTCTCCGCGCTCGACGCGCGAGGACAGTCATTCTGGGATCCGGACGCCGATGCGGCGCTGTTCCGCACGCTGGAGCGCAACGTGCGGCAGACCGCCAACCGTCAGCTCATCCGCATTCCCAAGAATATCAATGACCCCGAGTTCGCCTCCACCATCGTCAGCGCGTTCCGAACATTGTTCGGCCGCATTGGGGCGCGCCGGAGACTAGCGAGGTGA
- a CDS encoding ABC transporter permease — translation MTLWLKPFIARPIALAGLGVLLATVLAAVFAPWLSPYDPYAIDPLIRLTPPNMTHWFGTDQFGRDTLSRTIHSARMALLIGSGVVVFALATGVPAGVLSALFPRLGHLLMRMVDVLMAFPTLLLALGLIVILSPSVATVILAIGIGYMTTTTRIVYGLTLRLRAETYVEASRSMGAGAAWLISRHILPNLVSPLLVQASFVFAFAQLGAASLDFLGLGAPPDIPSWGNMLAESRTFITRAPWLLFFPGMMIVATAFSLNLVGDALRDRLDPRFRQVFGEKG, via the coding sequence GTGACATTGTGGCTCAAGCCGTTCATCGCCCGCCCGATCGCGCTGGCCGGGCTCGGCGTCCTTCTGGCGACTGTGCTCGCCGCGGTCTTCGCACCCTGGCTGTCGCCTTACGATCCGTATGCCATCGATCCCCTGATCCGCCTGACGCCCCCGAACATGACCCACTGGTTCGGCACCGACCAATTCGGCCGGGATACCCTGTCGCGCACCATTCATTCAGCACGCATGGCACTTTTGATCGGCTCGGGCGTGGTCGTCTTCGCTCTCGCGACAGGCGTTCCGGCCGGCGTACTTTCCGCACTGTTCCCGCGGCTGGGTCACCTGCTGATGCGCATGGTCGACGTGCTGATGGCCTTCCCGACTCTGCTTCTCGCACTTGGCCTGATTGTCATCTTGAGCCCGAGTGTGGCCACCGTCATTCTGGCCATTGGGATCGGCTACATGACGACGACGACCCGCATCGTCTACGGACTGACGCTGCGCTTGCGCGCGGAAACCTATGTCGAGGCGTCCCGCAGCATGGGCGCCGGAGCGGCATGGCTCATCAGTCGGCACATCTTGCCGAACCTGGTCTCGCCACTTCTCGTGCAGGCCAGCTTCGTCTTCGCGTTCGCGCAGCTCGGCGCGGCTTCACTCGATTTCCTGGGCCTCGGCGCCCCTCCGGACATTCCGAGCTGGGGCAATATGCTGGCGGAGTCACGGACCTTCATCACCCGCGCGCCGTGGCTGCTCTTCTTCCCGGGCATGATGATCGTGGCGACGGCATTTTCTCTGAACCTGGTCGGCGATGCATTGCGCGATCGACTCGATCCGCGGTTCCGTCAAGTCTTTGGTGAGAAGGGTTAG
- a CDS encoding branched-chain amino acid ABC transporter permease, with product MSLAHDARVPVRPATAVQRSKLRGWPEIDNPAAWAVAAILLIMPLIANGFFLIEIFATTLILGTMALSLMFLAGYGGMVSLMQLTIAGFSAYMVAVFGVSGNANISLGWPWWLAVPMALALATIFGTLGGALAVRTEGIYTIMITLAIGAAFYYFTNQNWAIFNGHTGINTVATPHFWGVNWRADIPFYYIVLAVAALCYFAVDYISRAPFGLALQGVRDNPRRMAALGFNVNAHRVAAYVFASFVAALAGVLQVWNYRQISPGSVSVGACIDILIIAVVGGITRPIGPFIGALIFVLLRTFALDFLVKLGLDGNRFRLLIGLGFLAIVFWSSDGVIGLWQSWRRRQRSGAASSSGRRGRESDQGSSQGSHHG from the coding sequence ATGTCCCTCGCCCACGACGCCCGCGTCCCGGTTCGTCCCGCCACTGCGGTGCAGCGCTCGAAATTGCGCGGATGGCCGGAGATCGACAATCCGGCGGCCTGGGCCGTCGCGGCCATTCTCCTAATCATGCCCCTGATCGCCAACGGCTTCTTCCTGATCGAGATCTTTGCGACCACGCTGATCCTCGGAACCATGGCGCTGAGTCTGATGTTTCTTGCCGGCTATGGCGGCATGGTCAGCCTGATGCAGCTCACCATCGCGGGTTTCTCCGCCTATATGGTCGCGGTGTTTGGCGTCAGCGGCAACGCCAATATCAGCCTGGGCTGGCCGTGGTGGCTTGCGGTCCCAATGGCGCTCGCGCTCGCGACCATATTCGGCACGCTCGGCGGCGCGCTGGCGGTGCGCACCGAGGGCATCTACACCATCATGATCACGCTCGCGATCGGCGCGGCGTTCTATTATTTCACTAACCAGAACTGGGCGATCTTCAACGGTCATACCGGCATCAATACCGTTGCCACACCGCATTTCTGGGGCGTCAACTGGCGCGCCGACATTCCATTCTACTATATCGTCCTCGCAGTAGCCGCGCTGTGCTACTTCGCCGTCGACTACATCTCCCGCGCACCGTTCGGCCTCGCGTTGCAAGGTGTCCGCGACAATCCCCGCCGCATGGCGGCACTCGGCTTCAACGTCAATGCGCATCGCGTCGCGGCCTACGTCTTCGCGTCCTTCGTCGCGGCGCTGGCAGGGGTACTCCAGGTCTGGAATTACCGGCAGATTTCGCCGGGATCCGTGAGCGTTGGGGCCTGCATCGATATCCTCATCATCGCAGTCGTCGGCGGCATCACGCGTCCCATCGGACCCTTTATCGGCGCGCTGATCTTCGTACTGCTGCGGACCTTCGCACTCGACTTCCTGGTCAAGCTGGGGCTCGACGGCAACCGCTTTCGGCTCCTGATCGGCCTCGGCTTCCTCGCTATCGTGTTCTGGTCCTCGGACGGCGTCATCGGACTCTGGCAGAGCTGGCGGCGCCGCCAACGCTCCGGCGCGGCAAGTTCAAGCGGACGACGTGGCCGAGAATCTGACCAAGGATCCAGCCAAGGATCCCACCATGGATAG
- a CDS encoding oligopeptide/dipeptide ABC transporter ATP-binding protein has protein sequence MMVSFSARRAGRKYRVQAVDSVSLSLAEGEVLGIVGESGCGKTTLGRALVGLVQPDSGNFNLKGTEMIGARGSGLREMRLSVRMVFQDPNASLNPRRAIGDSVAEAADISGFFKNRAERSAAIAAALTAVGLNPSFAARYPYELSGGQRQRVGIARAILPTPSIIVADEPVSALDVSVQAQVLNLMMDLRDQLRLSMLFISHDLGVIGQISSRVAVMYMGRIVEQAGTRTVLDHPLHPYTRALVAAIPKPDPSKRIQGAIEMGEPPSLFTRPHGCAYAPRCPMASDRCLVDVPQLRFVGADGRTIACHNV, from the coding sequence ATGATGGTCTCGTTCAGTGCCAGGCGGGCCGGTCGGAAATACCGGGTGCAGGCGGTGGATAGTGTATCGCTGTCGCTGGCCGAAGGCGAGGTCCTCGGGATCGTGGGCGAGTCCGGCTGCGGCAAGACCACGCTGGGCCGAGCCCTCGTCGGCCTGGTCCAGCCCGACAGCGGCAACTTCAATTTGAAGGGAACCGAAATGATCGGAGCCCGCGGCTCCGGCCTCCGCGAGATGCGTCTGAGCGTCCGGATGGTTTTCCAGGACCCCAATGCATCGCTCAACCCGCGGCGCGCAATTGGAGATTCGGTGGCGGAGGCGGCCGACATCAGCGGCTTCTTCAAGAACCGCGCCGAGCGCAGCGCGGCCATAGCTGCCGCCTTGACGGCCGTCGGGTTGAACCCGTCTTTCGCCGCTCGCTACCCCTACGAACTGAGTGGCGGGCAACGGCAACGGGTCGGAATCGCACGCGCCATTCTTCCCACGCCGTCCATCATCGTCGCCGACGAGCCGGTCTCGGCCCTCGACGTGTCCGTGCAGGCCCAAGTGCTCAATCTGATGATGGATCTGCGTGACCAATTGAGACTGTCGATGCTCTTCATCTCGCACGACCTTGGCGTGATCGGGCAGATCAGCAGCCGCGTTGCTGTCATGTATATGGGCCGCATCGTGGAGCAGGCCGGGACGCGGACGGTCCTGGATCATCCGCTCCATCCCTATACGCGCGCGTTGGTGGCGGCAATTCCGAAGCCCGATCCATCGAAACGGATCCAGGGCGCGATCGAAATGGGTGAACCGCCAAGCCTCTTCACGCGACCGCACGGCTGTGCATATGCGCCCCGCTGCCCTATGGCCAGCGATCGCTGTCTCGTCGATGTGCCACAACTTCGATTTGTCGGTGCGGACGGTCGGACGATCGCCTGCCACAACGTATAA
- a CDS encoding ABC transporter substrate-binding protein — protein MLAEGDRTEDGGRTIVIKLREGVLFHNGKEMTAKDVVASMTRWGSFGARGKLLMAAATSVEATGKYEVTLKLSAPNGAWKALIADVNGGLAIYPEDIAAKAGNRPIEQKDYIGTGPYKFVEWRPNRYVEVERFEGYKPVKEKGDGFAGARVASFDKIRFIPVPDVGTRVSGVQAGDYDYAEMISGDLYESLSKDPSVQVQRTNAPIFGLFFMNSKQGILKDNYKLRRAIQTALDKSQALRVAFGPKDLWNAEGSIFPNGTPWYSTEGASNYSAHDPKKAKELAKEADYTGTPIRLLVSTNYQAHYDEASVFTRQLADAGINVQMMVVDWATLLKMRGQPEQWDIFVTHHSFAPDPLLLTFLNASYPGWWDSPEIGSLRAELINTTDPAARKSTWDKIQSLIYEQVPVMKVGDAYTYDIASPKLKGLNPNGPVFWNVSTK, from the coding sequence ATGCTGGCCGAGGGCGATCGCACGGAAGACGGCGGTCGGACCATCGTCATCAAGCTCCGCGAAGGTGTCCTCTTCCACAACGGTAAGGAGATGACCGCCAAGGACGTAGTCGCCTCGATGACGCGATGGGGCAGTTTCGGTGCACGCGGCAAGCTCCTGATGGCGGCGGCTACGTCGGTCGAGGCGACCGGAAAGTATGAAGTCACGCTGAAATTGTCCGCGCCGAACGGCGCCTGGAAGGCTCTCATTGCGGACGTCAATGGCGGTCTTGCGATCTATCCGGAAGACATAGCCGCCAAAGCGGGGAACCGGCCGATCGAGCAAAAGGACTATATCGGCACCGGGCCCTACAAGTTCGTCGAGTGGCGGCCGAACCGCTATGTCGAGGTGGAGAGGTTCGAGGGCTACAAGCCGGTGAAGGAAAAGGGTGACGGCTTCGCCGGCGCCCGCGTTGCGAGCTTCGACAAGATCCGGTTCATTCCGGTGCCTGACGTCGGCACGCGCGTGAGCGGCGTGCAGGCGGGTGACTACGACTATGCGGAAATGATCTCCGGCGATCTGTACGAGTCCCTGAGCAAAGATCCATCGGTCCAGGTGCAGCGTACCAACGCGCCGATCTTCGGCCTTTTCTTCATGAACTCGAAGCAGGGAATCCTGAAGGACAATTACAAGCTCCGCCGCGCCATCCAGACCGCGCTGGACAAGTCGCAGGCGCTGCGCGTCGCCTTCGGTCCCAAAGACCTGTGGAATGCCGAAGGATCGATCTTTCCCAATGGCACCCCCTGGTACTCGACGGAAGGCGCCTCAAATTATAGTGCGCACGATCCGAAGAAGGCCAAGGAGCTCGCAAAGGAGGCGGACTACACGGGGACGCCGATCCGCCTACTGGTCTCGACGAACTATCAGGCACACTATGACGAAGCCTCTGTCTTCACCCGTCAGCTGGCCGACGCCGGAATCAATGTTCAGATGATGGTCGTCGATTGGGCGACCCTTCTGAAGATGCGCGGCCAGCCGGAACAGTGGGACATCTTCGTCACCCACCATTCCTTCGCGCCGGACCCGCTGCTGCTCACGTTCCTGAATGCGAGCTATCCCGGCTGGTGGGACAGCCCGGAGATCGGCTCGCTTCGGGCCGAGTTGATCAACACGACCGATCCAGCCGCGCGCAAGTCAACATGGGACAAGATCCAGTCGCTGATCTATGAGCAGGTACCGGTGATGAAAGTAGGCGATGCCTACACCTACGACATTGCTTCTCCCAAGCTCAAGGGGCTCAACCCAAACGGTCCCGTGTTCTGGAATGTGTCCACGAAATAA
- a CDS encoding ABC transporter ATP-binding protein — protein sequence MLTVCDLTVSVGPETAPVDIVAGVSFGLAKGEILGLVGESGCGKSMTSLAVMGLLPQPGPRVRAGRVLLEGCDVTQLQPWQRVEAGHGRMAMIFQEPMTSLNPVRRIGDQIAEAVRVHEGISGAAALVRARELLELVRMPDPKMQLSAYPHQLSGGQRQRVMIAIALACRPQVLVADEPTTALDVTIQVQILGLLRELCNRLDMAILFITHDMGVIAQLADRVAVMYAGQIVETASVDALFGAPRHHYTRGLMDCMPSRNSGARRLPTISGQPPLPGSVAAGCVFALRCAAVRDECRVATPPRLEASQGHEVLCAFPLAGGELP from the coding sequence GTGCTGACAGTTTGCGACCTTACGGTGTCAGTGGGGCCGGAAACCGCGCCGGTCGACATCGTCGCGGGCGTGTCCTTCGGCTTGGCCAAGGGCGAAATCCTCGGCCTCGTCGGCGAGTCCGGCTGCGGAAAGAGCATGACCTCGCTTGCGGTCATGGGATTGCTGCCGCAGCCCGGTCCCCGAGTCCGGGCCGGGCGCGTCCTGTTGGAGGGCTGCGACGTAACGCAGCTGCAGCCCTGGCAACGTGTCGAAGCGGGCCACGGCCGCATGGCAATGATCTTTCAGGAGCCGATGACCTCACTGAACCCTGTTCGTCGGATCGGCGATCAGATCGCCGAAGCCGTACGCGTGCATGAGGGAATTTCGGGCGCAGCGGCGCTGGTCCGTGCGCGCGAACTGCTCGAACTGGTACGTATGCCCGACCCCAAAATGCAGCTGTCCGCGTATCCGCATCAGTTGTCCGGAGGCCAACGCCAGCGGGTCATGATCGCGATTGCGCTGGCCTGCAGGCCACAGGTGCTGGTCGCCGACGAACCGACCACTGCGCTGGATGTCACTATACAGGTTCAGATTCTCGGGCTCCTGCGCGAGCTCTGCAATCGGCTCGATATGGCGATATTGTTCATCACTCACGACATGGGAGTCATTGCGCAGCTCGCCGATCGTGTCGCTGTCATGTACGCCGGCCAGATCGTGGAAACCGCTTCAGTCGATGCGCTGTTCGGCGCACCCCGTCATCATTACACCCGCGGACTGATGGATTGCATGCCGTCGCGAAATTCCGGCGCGCGCCGGCTGCCGACCATTTCTGGTCAGCCGCCGCTGCCAGGTTCGGTCGCCGCTGGCTGCGTGTTTGCCTTGCGTTGCGCAGCGGTGCGCGATGAGTGCCGCGTGGCGACCCCGCCCCGCCTGGAGGCTTCCCAAGGGCACGAGGTGCTCTGCGCGTTTCCGCTGGCCGGCGGAGAGCTGCCATGA
- a CDS encoding branched-chain amino acid ABC transporter permease, whose product MTRFVERHPAWALIVIIAIAVALWLIFAVWPQSVEDAFGRKRVFLNALFNGITLGGLYFLVASGFTLIFGLMRNVNLAHGSLYLFGGYVGYAISVATGSWVLSFIVAFILTALVGVLLQVLVFRRMEGQDLRQTMVTIGLSIVFADLMLWACGGDFYQIQTPNWLIGPVELPLVTAVKSSGEPVYLRYPLVRLVIFVASVVIGVAMWLALNRTRIGMIIRAGVDDRDILAATGVRIQLVFVVVFALGAGLAGVAGVVGGTFQSLSPGEDIRFLLASLVVVIVGGMGSIPGAALGALIIGLAEQLGSVYIPTYAIVVTFLIMVLVLAIRPQGLLTRR is encoded by the coding sequence ATGACCCGCTTTGTCGAACGCCATCCCGCCTGGGCACTGATTGTCATCATCGCAATCGCGGTAGCACTCTGGCTGATTTTCGCAGTGTGGCCGCAGAGCGTCGAAGATGCGTTCGGCCGCAAGCGGGTCTTCCTCAACGCGCTCTTCAACGGCATCACGCTCGGCGGTCTCTATTTCCTCGTCGCCAGCGGCTTTACGCTGATCTTCGGCTTAATGCGTAACGTCAACCTCGCGCACGGCTCGCTCTATTTGTTCGGCGGCTATGTCGGCTACGCCATCAGCGTCGCGACCGGTTCATGGGTCCTCAGCTTCATCGTCGCTTTCATCCTGACGGCACTGGTCGGCGTCCTGCTCCAGGTCCTCGTCTTCCGCCGCATGGAAGGCCAGGACCTGCGCCAGACCATGGTGACGATCGGACTCTCGATCGTGTTCGCCGATTTGATGTTGTGGGCATGCGGTGGCGATTTCTATCAGATCCAGACCCCGAACTGGCTGATCGGACCTGTGGAGCTGCCGCTGGTCACTGCGGTCAAGTCCTCTGGTGAGCCGGTCTATCTCCGCTATCCCCTGGTCCGACTCGTGATCTTCGTCGCCTCCGTCGTGATCGGCGTGGCGATGTGGCTGGCGCTCAACCGCACGCGCATCGGCATGATCATCCGCGCCGGGGTCGACGATCGCGACATCCTGGCTGCGACCGGAGTACGGATCCAACTCGTTTTCGTGGTGGTGTTTGCGCTCGGCGCCGGCCTCGCTGGCGTTGCGGGCGTTGTCGGCGGAACGTTCCAGTCGCTCTCACCCGGCGAGGATATCCGCTTCCTGCTCGCCTCCCTCGTCGTTGTGATCGTCGGTGGCATGGGCTCGATCCCAGGGGCTGCGCTGGGCGCGCTCATCATCGGCCTCGCCGAACAGCTCGGCTCGGTCTACATCCCGACCTACGCCATCGTCGTGACCTTCCTGATCATGGTTTTGGTGCTGGCAATTCGGCCGCAGGGCCTGTTGACGAGGCGCTGA